The Pelodiscus sinensis isolate JC-2024 chromosome 4, ASM4963464v1, whole genome shotgun sequence genomic sequence TAATTCTGGAAATCGAATTCGGAACCATCCGTCCACACGAAGGATCCCTCCTGGGGAGAGAGCAAGGGGTTAGTGATGGACCCAATggccaggagcgctggggggagaggagatggagcagcagCCACGGCTAAGGCATCAGCATTGTCTCTAGCGCCTCAGCTGCCCCTACAACTCCAGCTGCAGAGGCTCTTCTGTACGATTCTCTATGTCCTTCCTCATTGCAGCCCCTCCAGCAATGCCAGAGTCAGCCGCACACCACCCCTAGGCTGTGGGGAAGGGCCCTCCCCATTCTACAGATAGGAAAACCAAGCACAGGCTAGATTAAGTGACTGCACCAAGGTGACATGGGAGCAGTGGCAGAAACAGGACCAGGACCCAGGATGCTCCATTCCCACTGCACGGCTCTAGCTGCCGGGCCTTCCTTCTGACTGTCAGGCTGGCAGAAGGAGCAGTGACAACCTGGCTTGGAACCAGCTCTGATAGCCAGTGTCACCTGCACCTGATCCGAACACGCCTTCCCCGcacgcagcccagccccagctctcccacaAGCTCAGCCGGCAGGGCCTGGTACTTACAGTGGAAGGTCCCCTCTGCCAGATGTGTGGAGGTGGAAATAAAAAGTTCTACCCCCTGTATCCCAGCATGCTTTGCAGCTCAGGGAGAGTAACACTTACCTCTTCCCTAATGCTTTTTGTTAGTAGAGCTCAGAATGAGCTACAAAGCAGGTCAGTGGCACTGTCCTAATTttacaatggggaaactgaggcacaaggcgaGACTGGTGATTTGCCtccatgattaggggtttagaacgggtcccgtatgaagagagattaaaaatacttagACTTTTTGATCTtcaaaaagagaagactaagggtggatatggtagaggtctataaaatcatgactggtgcggaaaaagtgaataaggaaaagttatttacttattcccacaatagaagaactaggggtcaccaaatgaaatgaataggcagcaagtttaaaacaaacaaacaaaagaaaatttttcttcactcagcgcacagttaacctgtggaactccttgccagaggatgtggtgaagaccaggctttaacagggatcaaaaaagagctagatagattcatggaggttaggtccatcaatggctattagccaggatgggcagaaatggtgttcctagcctctgtttgtctggaaatgggcgacaggggagggatcacatgaggattacctgttgtgttccctctctcgggggcatctggtattggccactgttggcagacaggacactggggtagatggatctttggcctgacccagtgtggccgtgcttatgttcttatctatcccagcagcagagccaagaGTAGAATGGGGGCCCTCTGGGGCTAATCCTGGCAAAATCTCATTGCTCTGCTTCAGATTGCAATCGCAAGCCCATGACACCCTGGTGTAAACAGCAATACCAGTCagatcccccaccccttccccagttcCCTGGCGGTTGCTCTGAGGCTGCAATCCGGGTTGCGCCCGATGCAGGAGGCAGGCAGGTACCTTGAACGTGTCGTGTCCGCCGATCCAGTACGCCTGCCCTTTGGTGTAATCCTGCAGCTTGCCCATCAGAAGAAAGATGAAGTCATTCTCCTCCGCGCTGTGGATGGAGGCCAGGTGGGCAAACTTGCCCTGGCTCTGACATTCCATCTGAAAAGGCACCACAAGGGAAAAAACTCACATTTGGCTACAACCGGCACCCCTTCCAAAAGCGCTCAGAAAGCAATCACCGTCCATGGGGCAGGGCCCTAGACAGAGGGGGGGGGTGGCTTGTTGTTGAGGCAGAGGGCTAGCCTTGAAGAGAGAAGGGCtgaatttccagctctgccacaggctcACCAGGTAGCCTTGGGCACGTTTCTTAGCTCGGTTTCCCCCACAGGGAGGGGACTGGTCAGAGGCATCTCTCCTAGGGCCATAAACAATATCTCTGCTACCGCAGCGCGGCTGCATGACGCCATTCTAGCATTTCCAGGGTAGGCCAAGGtgccgggaagggggctggggtgaggggtaGGAAGCGGACTTTGAGGGAAGAGGCAACATTGGGGCGTGGGAAAggaggggacacaggggcagggccATGACTTGGGCATCTGTGCCACCCCCACTTTAAGAGTCCAGCTTCAGAATATCAGCCTGTGCAGAGCCTCTTGGGAAGATGGGTGGAGCTGAGCTGATGGGTGGGGAGCCGTTAATTGCTGCCATCCGCCACAActtactggggggggggccactacGAGCTCTACCAACCAGATGGCAAAGACCCCTTATGCGTGTCCTCCAGCCCTCCGCCCCCACTTTCACTGGGTTTCTCCATCCCCAAGGCAGGGGGACACTGGCTATCAGTCCCCAGCACATTCCTGGACACGTGGGGACAGACGGCATGTCGTGTTGTAGACAGACCCACAGAGAAATGCCCCTGAGCCGAGCACATACCGAGCTATTGGGAGGAGGGAAATAACAGCCCTCAGAGGAGTGTTTCAAGGCAGAGAGCAGACAGAGGCCATAGGGAAGGCTTGGAAATTCCCCCAGAGTTGTTTGCAGGTTCGCTATTCCCTCtattcttttccatccatgtgcagaataatgtgTGTGTGCACCGAGGCgtgggtggatgtgcaccaccaatagaaacccaAACTCAGCAGTGGGCCCTCTGCTAATCCGCTGGGCAGCATTGGAGTCTCTCCTGAGCGGAGGCaaaagcgcccagcttacagggagcccTGGTCAAAGCTGCTTCTCTAGGGGTAGATTCCCCCTCACGTGGCCCTGGATCTAAAAACGACAACATTGCCTGCTGCACCAATCATGGGGCCCACGTACGGCGACTCCCACAGCTGGCCAGAATCCAGCCCTTAGCAACACGCCCTCAGGAGCACGTCCTAACCCCCGCCTCTCTCCGCTCAGCGAATATATCCAGCTGGTCACACTCCTGCCCGCTGTTTCTCATCAGCAGGTCAGGGCCAGCGAGCTGGCAACCCACAGCAGCAattccagcagcctggctgctggACACGGAGAGAGGCCCCCGAGGAGCGAAGCCGTGTCCAAGGGGCCGGTTGAGGACGCAGTGCGGATGTTCAAGTTCCCAGTGGGGGGAAGGTTTCAGAGCCCAGAtgccagcccaggccccagcAGACACAAAGCTATTTTTCATCTCGTGAGCCCTGGTCTtctgagctggggggagagggggtgtctattaacggcagtgtagacactccctcaGCATAAGTCCCAAGGGACATCTCTGTGAGAGAGGGCTGCTCCCTCTCCAGGCCTCACTCTAAGGAGCTGAGGAGCATGTGCTAGTGCAGAGAAGGTGCTCTGTGATgctaaaaaggtgtgtgtgtgtgggggggggaggtgactgTCAATCAAACTATCCATGATGATCCCAAGCCAGGGGCCGCCAAGCGCTCTGTGCACTGGGGAAAAGGTGGGAGCAGAGGCGGAGTGCTCTGAAAGGTCTCCCAGCAGTTTTCTCTGGGAAAACTGAGTCCCAGAAAGGGGGAATGACTGGCCCTAGCTCATCCAGCAAACCAGtgctgggaatagaatccagctcTCCTGTCTCCCAAGCTCTTTCCGCTAGGCCCTACTGTCAGACTTGCCTCAGCGTCTGTCCATTTTGCCCCTTTCATCACAGCCTTATAGCAGGAGTCTTTATACTGCACCCAGCCTTCGTCACAAAAGCCACGAGCACAGAGACAGTTCCCCTGAGAGTATGCACCTAGCatcaagaaaaggaaagagaaatgagTGTGCAAGAGCATAAAACATCCGTGCAGCCTATCCCACCCATTGATCCCACAGGCAGGGAAGTGTTACACCAATTGCTCATTGCAGGAGAAATCAGTGAAATCTTACTACCCACACCTTGTTTGGCTACATTttgtgcagcagtctgggaacaGAGGTGGTCACAAACAGCACACTTCTAAGCCCCTCTGTCAGGGTGCTCAGGTTCACCCTCTCCCTTGTGCTGCTTCCCAGAGAGCGACAAAACTTCCTGCCCTTTgcaacagcctctgcccccccccccccaataaaagtAATTGCATCACAAATCGAACAAGGCATATCTGCCAAGACTGTACACCGGCTCATACGCTAAGACCATGTGGAACAGCATCACCTGATGACTCCACCATAGCAGGATCAACTCCCTGACGCGGGGAGAAGAGTGAGTGGACGCTGGGATTGTTAATGATTTTCACTGATTGCTTCGTTTGCCACTTGTATTTTTTCATCTTgctaaatattttagaaatgtgcctctgtctgtctgtccatctgtctttgAGTCTACTTGTT encodes the following:
- the LOC102448171 gene encoding lectin-like isoform X2, which encodes MDPRTALCLLLMCIAPGAYSQGNCLCARGFCDEGWVQYKDSCYKAVMKGAKWTDAEMECQSQGKFAHLASIHSAEENDFIFLLMGKLQDYTKGQAYWIGGHDTFKEGSFVWTDGSEFDFQNYGPSQPSGENYLGSWSVQKGHITWNDFVNDASFPFVCKYPLRHSCREL
- the LOC102448171 gene encoding lectin-like isoform X1, yielding MDPRTALCLLLMCIAPGAYSQGNCLCARGFCDEGWVQYKDSCYKAVMKGAKWTDAEMECQSQGKFAHLASIHSAEENDFIFLLMGKLQDYTKGQAYWIGGHDTFKEGSFVWTDGSEFDFQNYGPSQPSGENYLGSWSVQKGHITWNDFVNDASFPFVCKYPLRHSASAGSCREL